The genomic region GGCACCGACCAGGAATGGACCGGCGTCATCCGCCGCGGCGCGAAGCTGCTGTACGCGTATGCCGAGGCGACGGTGCCGCTGGTGACGGTGATCCTGCGCAAGGCCTACGGCGGCGCCTACATCGTGATGGGCTCGAAGCAGCTGGGCGCCGACATCAACCTCGCGTGGCCGACCGCCGAGATCGCCGTCATGGGGGGCCAGGGAGCGGTCAACATCCTCTATCGAGGCGAGATCAAGCGCGCCGAGGAGGCCGGCGAGGACGTCGCCGCTGTCCGCACGCGCCTCGCCAACGAGTACACCTACAACGTCGCCTCGCCGTTCCTGGCCGCCGAGCGCGGCGAGCTCGACGGCATCATCGAGCCGGCGGCCACGCGCGTGTCGATCGCGAAGTCGCTGCGGGCCCTGCGCGGCAAGCGCGCGAGCCTGCCGCCCAAGAAGCACGGGAACATCCCGCTGTGAGCGCCGACGAGCTCGAGCAGGGCGCGGGCGTGCGCGTCGACGTGCGGCGCGGCAGCCCCACGGACGACGAGCTGGCCGCCCTCGTGGCCGTCGTCAGCGAGGCGTACGTCACCGAGGCCGAGACCGCCGTCGCCGACGAGCCCGCGCGCCGCAGTGCGTGGTCGGTGTCGCAGCGCAGCCTCCGCGAGCCCCTGCGGCGCGAGCTCGGGTGGGGTCCCTGGACCTGCTGAACCCCGCTCACGGGCCGGGAGGGGGATATTTGTCCCCCGAAATACCTACAGACGAACCTCCTGCGGTGGGGTTTACTGATTATTGCTGGAACGCATCAGCGTTCGGCTGACCTGCTCTCCGCTGCACGGACAGCAACAGGTTCGGCCCTTTGCGGACGGTTTTCGGGTAACCGCTCCGCCAGGCGAGGGGCGGGCGGCTTCGCCGCCCCTCGCCTCTTCCGACACCGCTCCCCGTCCTGGTTCCCCTCCCCCACCGGGACGGGGAGCGATTTCCCTCCCGCTGCGGCGCGATCAGGCCGCAGGCGGTCGGGGGATCTCCTGCCACAGGTCCACGGCGTCCTCGTCGCTCATGCCCTCTTCGGAGTCGGAGCGCCCGACGACGGTGACCGCGACGTCCGCGTGCGGGGATGTTCGGATGTACAGCCGGTCCGAGCTGGCCGCGCGCAGCGTCTCGGCCAGCCGCGCGCGGATGTCGACGAGCTCGTCCTCGTCCAGGGCCTCGAGGCCGCCCTCGTCCAGGACCGTGACCGTGGCGCCCCGGCGGCGGGCGCGATCGAGCTCGGCGCGCACGCCGTCGTCGAGCAGCCGGGGGCCGCGCAGCTCGTCGCGCAGGCGCCCTTCGGCCAGCCGCGCCTCGAGCCGCTCGTCGTCGGTGAGCCGCCCCGACGCGGCGATCACGCGCGTGAGGATGGGACCGGCCACCGCGAGGGCACGCTGCACCTGCACGCGCCGCTCGCGCTGCCGCACCACGTGAGAGGCCTGCCAGGCCGACGCGGCGCGCTGCAGCTGAGCCAGCCGCGCGGTGTCCCGTGCCGCCCGGTCCATCGAGCGCACCAGCAGCTGCGCGGCCGCGACCCACACCACCGAGCCCACGAGGCCGAGCGACAGGGCCTCGAGCGGACCCATCAGGACCATCGACGACACGGCCAGCAGCGCGATGCCGGACCACGCGAACCACGGCCGCCGGCGCACCATGACGATCGTCATGAGCGCGCCGATCCCACCGAGGTACCACGTCGCGAAGGACTCCTCGCGGCCGTACGGGCCCACGGCGAGCGAGATCGCCGACGGGATCAGCGCCGCCGTCACCACCGCCAGGATCGCGGCGGAGCGGGGCAGGATCACCGGTCCGCGAGACCCCGACGTGAGGGGCAGATCGTCGCCCTGGCGCGCCGCCGCGGCCGCGCGCGGTCGGCGCACAGGCTCCCAGAACAGGCACAGCCACGTCGTGGCGAGGTATCCGATGAGGGCCACGACGACCAGCAGCGGGTAGGGCACGGGCCGGCTCCACCACAGCCCGCGCGCGGCGAGGTAGGCGGTGAAGGCGAAGCCGAGGCCGATGAGCATGGTGCGGACGCTGATCACGACGCCGCCCCTTCCCGCCACACCAGCCGCACGAGAGTCCCGTCGGCGTCGCTGCTGATGCGCGCGACGCCGCCGATCGACGCCATGCGCGCGATGATCGAGCCGCGGATGCCGAGCCGGTCGTCCGGCACGGTGTCGAGGTCGAAGCCGGTGCCGCGATCGCGCACCTCGACCCGGATGCCGGAGCGGACGGGGTCGAGACTGACCTGGAGCCCCTCGGCGCCGGCATGCTCGACGGCGTTGGCCACGGCCTGCGCGGCGGCGAGGGTGATCGCCTCGGCGACGTGTCCGGGCAGGATCATCGTGGCGAACGAGACCGAGCGGGCCACGTGCAGATCCACCCCCATCTCGGCGGCGGCGGCCTCGATGTCCTCAGCGATCAGCGCGGCGTCCTGCGGCTCGTCCCTGCCTTCCCCGGAGGTCTGCTCGGTGGTGGCGAGGCCCGACAGCGCCTCGCGGGCCATCGCGACCGCGAGTGTGCGCGCCCGCTCGGAGTCGGCGCGTTCGGCGGCGATCAGCGCGGCCAGGACGCTGTCGTGCATCAGGGCGGCGATCGCGACCCGCTCCTGCTCCGCGGCGTCGCCCGCCGCCGCGCGCGCGTACACGTCGACGGCCTGCGCGCGCGTCGCATCCACATTGGCCGCGACCGCGCGGAACAGCCACCCCAGCGCCAGCAGCACGCCGCCGAGGATGAGGGCGAACGACACGTCCAGCGCGACGATGAAGCCGAGCTCGGCGTCGAAGTCGCTGCTGATGATCCGCACGACGCCGTACAGGACCGGCGTGAGCACCGTCCAGACGATCTGCAGCGGGAACGGGAAGGCCAGCACCGCCGCGAGCGTGGCGATGTTCACGAGGTACCAGATCCACGGTTCGGGCTCGGGCAGCGCCGCCGACGGCGACAGCGGCCACAGGGTCAGCGCGAGCACGAAGCCGACCGCGAAGGCGCCCGCCGTCACCCGGACGGCGCGACCCACGCTGCAGGCCACGATCATGATCGCCAGCAGCGCGAACGTGGTCATCAGCAGCGGCTGCTTGAACCAGGGCTCGTCGACCGAGCTGCCGATCGCGATCAGCAGCGATTGGGTCCCCAGCACCACAGAGCCGAACGCCGCGACGACGTCGATGATGCGCTCGACGCGCGCTCGGGTGAACGAGCCGGCGGGGACGCGCGGGTCTCGCCCGGCCGACGGGATCTGCGTCCACGCGCGGTCGAGCAGCGGTGCGGAGCCGTCAGCGGGCACCGCGTGAGCTCCCCGGATCGCCGCCGGACTCCGACAGCAGGCCGTCCTCCATGGCGCGGCGCAGCAGGTCGACCTTGGTCGGGGCGGGACGGCCGACCTCGACGTACTTCACGCGGATGCGGGTGATGTTCTCCTTGGCGGTGGAATACGCCACCCCGAGCCGATCGGCGACGACCTTGAGCGGGAGCCCGGCGGCGTACAGGCGGAGCACGTCGCGCTCGCGCGCGGACAGCTGGGCGTCGGCGAACTCGCGGTCGCCCTCCACGGCGCTGGCCCACTCGACGTTGTTCAGCAGGTCGCCGCGCGCGACGGTGCGCACGGCGGCAGTCACGTCGTCGATGGGCGAGGCCTTGCTCACGACGCCGGCGGCCCCGGCGGCCAGCGCCTCGCGCACGGCTGCCGGACGATCGGCGACGCTGTGGATGATGACGCTCGATCCGTCGTGGACGAGGTGGCCGACGTTGCCCGTCACCGTCGTGCCGTCACCCAGCGTCAGGTCGAGCACGACGACGTCCGCGGGCGGGGCGCCGGTGTCGGCCCGCCACCGCAGGTAGTCGACCACCGTGCTCCCCGAGAACACCACCTCCTGGTCCCGCGTGCGCACGCACGCGGCCTCGAGTCCGAGGCGCACGGACTCGTGGTCGTCGATCAGGGCGACCCGCGTCATAGCGGCCACTCTAGCTTCGCGTCCCGGTGCGGGTGATCACGGCGATCGCCTCCAGGTGGTGCGAGTGGGGGAACAGGTCCACCGCGCGCACGGCATCCGTCTCGTACCCCGCGTCCCGGAACGTCGCGAGGTCCCGGGCGAGGGCGACCGGATCGCAGGCGACGTAGACGATCGCGGCGGGAGACAGCCGCGCGAGGCTCTCCACGACATCCCGACCGGCACCCGACCGCGGCGGATCCAGTACGACAGCGCCGCGGGCCACGCGCTCGCGGTCGCGCGGCGAGGCCGTCTGCTCCAGACGCGCCAGCCACCGATCGACGCGCTCGGTCTCGGCGCGGGCGCCGATCCACTCGGCGAGGTTCTCGCCCGCGTGCTCGGTGGCCCGCACATCGCTCTCCACGCTGGTGAGCCGGACGGACTCCCCCGCCCAGTCGCCGATCGCCGTCGCGAGCAGCCCGACGCCGCCGTACAGGTCGAGGTGCCACGCGTCCGGGTCGGCGGGGACGCCGGCGCCGCGCAGCGCCCGGCCGGTCCGCTCCACCAGGTTGTGGGCGGCGAGGCGGTGGACCTGCCAGAACCCGCCGGCGTCGACGCGGAAGGCGCGGCCGCCGGCGCGCTCGATCACCGTCTCGCGGACCGCCTTGCTGCGGGGACCGCTGCCGCGCCCGAGATGCCGTGGCCGGGGCAGGACGCGGACGCGGCCGTCGTCGGGCTGGACGAGATCGATCCGCCCGGGCCGGCCGGCGCCCAATCCGGTCATGGCGGACTCGATCCCGTGCGTGGCGAGGGGCATGCCGTCGACGGCGATCACGCGGTGGCTGCGCGCGGCGTACGGACCGACGCGGCCGTCGTCGTCGACGTGCAGGCTCAGCCGGGTGCGCCACCCGGTGCCGTCGGGGCTCTCAGCGGCGATCACCTCGCCTGCTCCGCCGAGGATCGGGCTCGCCTCCTCGATCGACGCCTCGAGGTCCCGAAGTCCACCGATCCGCTCGAGCGCGTCGCGCAGCACGTGGAGCTTCAGCTCTCGCTGATGGGCGAGATCGATGTGGCCGAAGTCCGCGCCGCCGGGGCGATCGGCGGGGGGCACGGACACGTCGGCGGGAGCCCACACGTGCGGGCGGCGGTGGGGCGAGGCATCGAGGACCTCGAGGGTCTCGCCCCGCCAGAACGACTTCTTGCCGGTGTCGGTCAGCCGCACGCGCACCCGCTCGCCGGGGATCGCGTCCGGGACGAAGACCACGCGGCCCTCGTGCCGGCCCACGAAGACGCCGCCGTGGGCGACATCGGTGATGTCGAGGTCGATGAGGTCGCCGGGGCCGGCGGTCGATTCGGTCACATGTTGAGCCTACGGTGGGATGCATGCGCGTCTGCCTCGCCTCCACGTCGCCCGCCCGGCTCATGCTGCTGAGGCAGTTCGGCATCCGCCCCCTCACGGTCGCCCCCGCGGTCGACGAGGAGGCCGTCATCGCCGCCGTCGAAGAGGCCGAGGCCCGCGTCCTCGCGCCGGACGAGCACGTCCTGCTGCTGGCCAGGCGCAAGGCCGCCGACGTCGCCGCGCGGCTCGCCGACGACATCCCCGACTTCGACGGCATCGTCATCGGCGGGGACTCGATGTTCGAGATCGACGGACAGGTCCTCGGCAAGCCGCTCACCGCCGACAACGCCGTCGCGCGCTGGCACGCCATGCGCGGGCGCACCGGCGTCCTGCACTCCGGCCACGCGGTCGTCCGGGTGTCGCCCGGCGCCGCGCCGCACGAGGTGCACGCGGTCGCCGCCGCCTCGGTGACGTTCGCCGACGACATCTCCGACGCCGAGATCGATCGGTACGTCGACAGCGGCGAGCCGCTCCACGTCGCCGGTGCGTTCACGGTCGACAGCCTGGGCGGCGCGTTCATCACGCGCGTCGAGGGGGACCCCTCCACCGTCGTGGGCATGTCGGTCTCGACGCTGCGCGCGCTCGTGCGCGAGCTCGGCGTCGACTGGACGTCGCTGTGGAACTCGCTCGACCCGTCGCTCGCGCACGAAGCAGACGAGACCGTCCCCCAGACGTCCCGGTAGCGCGCCGGAATCCTTGTCGTAGGAATCCCACGTTTCTGGCCGGTTCTTGTACGAACCAGTCAAAGGACCGACCGATCCCGTCGGTAGGCTGACATTCATGCCTCAGATCGCCAAGGTGCTCATCGCCAACCGCGGCGAGATCGCCGTCCGTGTCATCCGAGCCGCGCGCGACGCCGGCAAGGCCTCGGTCGCCGTCTACGCCGATCAGGATCGCGACGCCCTCCACACCCGTCTCGCCGACGAGGCCTATGCGCTCGACGGCGACACGAGCGCCGAGACGTACCTCTCGATCGACAAGATCCTCTCGGTCGCCCGCCGCTCGGGCGCGGATGCCGTGCACCCCGGCTACGGCTTCCTGGCCGAGAACGCCGAGTTCGCGCGAGCGGTTCTGAACGCCGGGCTCGTGTGGATCGGCCCGAGCCCCGAGGCCATCGAGGCCCTGGGCGACAAGGTCACGGCACGTCACGTCGCCGAGAAGGTCGGCGCGCCGCTGGCCCCGGGAACGCCCGGCCCGGTCGCGGGCGCCGACGAGGTCGTCGCGTTCGCCGAGGAGCACGGCCTCCCCATCGCGATCAAGGCCGCCTACGGCGGGGGCGGACGCGGACTGAAGGTGGCCCGCGAGTTCGACGAGGTCGCCGAGCTCTTCGAGTCGGCCACGCGCGAGGCGATCACGGCCTTCGGCCGCGGCGAGTGCTTCGTCGAGAAGTACCTCGACAAGCCGCGCCACGTCGAGACGCAGTGCCTCGCCGACGTCGAGGGCAACGTCGTCGTGGTCTCCACGCGCGACTGCTCGCTGCAGCGCCGCCACCAGAAGCTCGTCGAGGAGGCCCCCGCGCCGTTCCTGAGCGACGAGCAGAACGAGATCCTCTACACCGCGTCCAAGGCGATCCTGCGCGAGGTCGGCTACGTCGGCGCGGGCACGTGCGAGTTCCTCATCGGGGCCGACGGCACCATCTCGTTCCTCGAGGTCAACACGCGTCTGCAGGTGGAGCACCCGGTGTCCGAGGAGGTCACCGGCATCGACCTCGTCCGCGAGCAGTTCCGGCTCGCCGAGGGCGGCATCCTCGACTACGAGGACCCGAAGCCCGAGGGGCACTCGATCGAGTTCCGCATCAACGGCGAGGACCCCGGGCGGGGCTTCCTCCCCCAGCCCGGCCCGATCCACGTGTTCAAGACGTTCGGCGGCCCCGGCATCCGTCTGGACTCCGGCGTCACCGCCGGCGACGCCGTCTCGGGCGCCTTCGACTCGCTGCTGGGCAAGATCATCGTCACCGGCCGCGACCGCGCCGAGGCGCTCGAGCGCTCCCGCCGCGCGCTGGACGAGTTCGAGGTCGCCGGGCTCCCCACGGTCCTGCCCTTCCACCGCAAGGTCGTGCGCGACCCCGCGTACGTGGCGGCGGACGGCGACTTCGGCGTGTTCACGCGCTGGATCGAGACCGAGTTCGTCAACGACATCGCGCCGTGGGACGGCGAGCTCGAGGCGCCCAAGCCCGCCGAGGCGCGCCACACCGTCGTCGTCGAGGTCGCCGGCAAGCGGCTCGAGGTGAGCCTTCCCGACCGCGTCGTCGCGGCCCCCGGCGTCAAGGGGCGCCCCGCGGCGGTGCCGCCGTCGCGCCGGACCCACGCGCCGACCGTCGTCGCGGGCGCGTCGGGCGACGCGGTCAAGAGCCCCATGCAGGCCACGGTGGTCAAGATCGCCGTCGACGAAGGCCAGCAGGTCGTCAAGGGAGACCTGGTCGTGGTCCTCGAGGCGATGAAGATGGAGCAGCCCATCCAGGCCCACAAGGACGGCGTCGTCGGCGCGATCGGCGCAGCGGCGGGCACCACGGTGTCGGCCGGGCACCTACTGCTGACGATCAGCTGACCCCGCTTCCGGGAGCGGATGCCGGGGCCGCCGGCATCCGCGTTCAGTCCTCGGGTTCGTCGCGGTCGACCGGATGCATCGCGCGCGCGACGTCGGTGATGCCGCCCGTCAGCGACGGGTACACCGCGAACACGCGCGAGAGCTGGTCGACGGTCAGGCGCCGCTCGACGGCGATCGCGACCGGATAGATGAGCTCCGAGGCACGGGGACCGACGATGACGCCGCCGATCATGGTGCCCGACCCCTCGCGCGCGATGAGCTTGACGAAGCCGTCCTTGACGCCCATCATCTTCGCGCGGGCGTTGGCGGCCAGCGGCAGCTTGTGCACGACGCCGTTGATGTGCCCGGCCTCGAGGTGGTGCTCCTGCCAGCCGACCGAGGCGATCTCGGGCGCCGTGAAGATGTTCGACGTGATGCGTCGCTTCTCGAGCGGGATCACGGTGTCGCCGAGGGCGTGGAAGATCGCGGTGCGGCCCTGCATCGACGCCACCGACGCCAGCGGGAAGAAGGTGGTGCAGTCGCCGGCGGCGTAGATGTTCGGCACCGACGTGCGAGCGACCTTGTTCACCTGGATGTGGCCCGACTCGGTCATCTGGACGCCCGCCTCCTCGAGCCCGATGCCTGCGGTGTTGGGGATCGAGCCGACCGCCATGAGGCAGTGGCTGCCCTCGACGACGCGGCCGTCCGAGAGGGTCACCTTCACGCCGTCGCCGTCGCGCTCGACGGTCGAGGCGCGCGACTTCGACAGCAGCGTCATGCCGCCGCGCTTGAAGACCTTCTCGAGCACGGCTGCGGCGTCCTTGTCCTCGCCGGGGAGCACCTGGTCGCGGCTGGAGACGAGCGTCACCTTCGCGCCGAGATTCATATACGCGCCGGCGAACTCGGCGCCGGTGACGCCCGAGCCGACGACGATGAGATGCTCGGGCAGGGCCGGCATGTCGTACAGCTGGGTCCACGTGAGGATCCGCTCGCCGTCGGGCTTGGCGCTCGGCAGCTCGCGCGGCGACGCGCCGACCGACACCACCAGCGTGTCGGCCTCGATGCGGTCGAAGTCGGTGCCGCCCGGGCCGGTCGAGACGACGACGGCGCCCGGCCCGTCGAGGCGCCCCTGACCCGAGATGAGACGCACGCCCGCCTCCACGAGCGACGCGCGCATGTCGTCGGACTGCTGGCGCGCCAGGGAGAGGAGTCTCTTGTTGACGGCACCCAGGTTGATCGCGATCTCGGGCTTGAGAGGCCTGCCGGTGTCGCCGCGCGCGAAGAGCTGCACCCCGAGGTCGCTCGCGCCGGAGATCGCGACGGCGGCGTCCGCCGTCGCGATGAGGGACTTCGACGGCACGACGTCGGTGATGACGGCCGAGCCGCCGACGCCGGCGCGTTCGACGAGGGTCACCTCGGCGCCCAGCTGCGCCGCGGCGAGCGCCGCCTCGTATCCACCGGGACCGCCGCCGATGATCGCGACCGACTGCGTGCGCTCGAAGCTCAGGGCCATGCTCCCCATTGTTCCCTGTTCGACGCGCCGCGCGCTCCCCGGGGTGTCGTCTCTGGCCATCGGAGGCCCGCATTCCTAGAGTGGTGGCATGTCCGACACGCACGACAGTCCGCTGGACGACCCCGCTGCCGACCCGTTCGAGATCGCGGCGGACGCCGCCGCAGACATCGCACGGATCACCGGCGTCGCCCACCACGACATCGCCCTCACGCTCGGCAGCGGCTGGGGCAAGGCCGCCGAACTGCTCGGCGAGGTCACCGCGACGATCCCCGCGACCGAGATCACCGGCTTCAGCAAGCCGGCGCTCGAGGGTCACGTCGGAACCCTGCGCAGCATCGCCACGCCACGCGGCAAGCACGTGCTGGTCATCGGCGCGCGCACCCACTACTACGAGGGCCACGGCGTCCGTCGCGTCGTCCACAGCGTCCGCACCGCGGCCGCGACGGGCGCGAAGACGATGGTGCTCACCAACGGCGCCGGCGGCATCAAGCGATCGTGGCGCCCGGGTCAGCCGGTGCTCATCGCCGACCACATCAACCTCACCGGCGACTCGCCCCTCGAGGGCGCGACGTTCGTCGATCTGACGGATCTGTACGCGATGCGCCTGCGCGACCTCGCGCGCACGATCGACCCGACGCTCGACGAGGGCGTCTACTGCCAGTTCCGCGGGCCCCAGTACGAGACACCCGCCGAGGTGCGGATGGCGGGGACGATCGGCGGCGACATCGTGGGGATGTCGACCGCGCTGGAGGCGATCGCGGCACGGCAGGCCGGCATGGAGATCCTGGGCTTCTCGCTCATCACGAACATGGCCGCCGGCATCCAGACCACCCCGCTGAGTCATCAGGAGGTCATCGACGCCGGCCGTGAGGCCGAGCCGGTGATCTCGTCGCTGCTGGCTCGCGTGATCGAGGCGCTGTGATGGACGGCTGGGACGGCGACGAGCCGCGGACCGGGCAGACGAGCATCGAGGCCGGCACCCACGCGTTCGAGATGATCGCCCGTGCGCAGGCGTGGCTCGCCCAGGACCCCGATGGCGAGACGCGCACCGAGCTGCGCGCCATCCTCGAGGCCGCCGAGGGCGGCGACGCCGACGCGACGGCGGTCCTCGACGACCGGTTCGGCACGCGGCTGGCCTTCGGCACCGCGGGACTGCGCGGCGCCCTCGGGGCCGGCAGCAATCGCATGAACCGCGTGCTCGTGGCTCAGGCCGCGGCGGGGCTGGCGGCCTACCTGCTCGAGAAGGCCGGCGACGCCGGGGCATCCGACGCTCCCGAGGACGACGCGGATGCCGACGAG from Microbacter sp. GSS18 harbors:
- a CDS encoding acyl-CoA carboxylase subunit epsilon, with protein sequence MSADELEQGAGVRVDVRRGSPTDDELAALVAVVSEAYVTEAETAVADEPARRSAWSVSQRSLREPLRRELGWGPWTC
- a CDS encoding ATP-binding protein; the encoded protein is MPADGSAPLLDRAWTQIPSAGRDPRVPAGSFTRARVERIIDVVAAFGSVVLGTQSLLIAIGSSVDEPWFKQPLLMTTFALLAIMIVACSVGRAVRVTAGAFAVGFVLALTLWPLSPSAALPEPEPWIWYLVNIATLAAVLAFPFPLQIVWTVLTPVLYGVVRIISSDFDAELGFIVALDVSFALILGGVLLALGWLFRAVAANVDATRAQAVDVYARAAAGDAAEQERVAIAALMHDSVLAALIAAERADSERARTLAVAMAREALSGLATTEQTSGEGRDEPQDAALIAEDIEAAAAEMGVDLHVARSVSFATMILPGHVAEAITLAAAQAVANAVEHAGAEGLQVSLDPVRSGIRVEVRDRGTGFDLDTVPDDRLGIRGSIIARMASIGGVARISSDADGTLVRLVWREGAAS
- a CDS encoding response regulator, translating into MTRVALIDDHESVRLGLEAACVRTRDQEVVFSGSTVVDYLRWRADTGAPPADVVVLDLTLGDGTTVTGNVGHLVHDGSSVIIHSVADRPAAVREALAAGAAGVVSKASPIDDVTAAVRTVARGDLLNNVEWASAVEGDREFADAQLSARERDVLRLYAAGLPLKVVADRLGVAYSTAKENITRIRVKYVEVGRPAPTKVDLLRRAMEDGLLSESGGDPGSSRGAR
- a CDS encoding Maf family protein produces the protein MRVCLASTSPARLMLLRQFGIRPLTVAPAVDEEAVIAAVEEAEARVLAPDEHVLLLARRKAADVAARLADDIPDFDGIVIGGDSMFEIDGQVLGKPLTADNAVARWHAMRGRTGVLHSGHAVVRVSPGAAPHEVHAVAAASVTFADDISDAEIDRYVDSGEPLHVAGAFTVDSLGGAFITRVEGDPSTVVGMSVSTLRALVRELGVDWTSLWNSLDPSLAHEADETVPQTSR
- a CDS encoding biotin carboxylase N-terminal domain-containing protein, giving the protein MPQIAKVLIANRGEIAVRVIRAARDAGKASVAVYADQDRDALHTRLADEAYALDGDTSAETYLSIDKILSVARRSGADAVHPGYGFLAENAEFARAVLNAGLVWIGPSPEAIEALGDKVTARHVAEKVGAPLAPGTPGPVAGADEVVAFAEEHGLPIAIKAAYGGGGRGLKVAREFDEVAELFESATREAITAFGRGECFVEKYLDKPRHVETQCLADVEGNVVVVSTRDCSLQRRHQKLVEEAPAPFLSDEQNEILYTASKAILREVGYVGAGTCEFLIGADGTISFLEVNTRLQVEHPVSEEVTGIDLVREQFRLAEGGILDYEDPKPEGHSIEFRINGEDPGRGFLPQPGPIHVFKTFGGPGIRLDSGVTAGDAVSGAFDSLLGKIIVTGRDRAEALERSRRALDEFEVAGLPTVLPFHRKVVRDPAYVAADGDFGVFTRWIETEFVNDIAPWDGELEAPKPAEARHTVVVEVAGKRLEVSLPDRVVAAPGVKGRPAAVPPSRRTHAPTVVAGASGDAVKSPMQATVVKIAVDEGQQVVKGDLVVVLEAMKMEQPIQAHKDGVVGAIGAAAGTTVSAGHLLLTIS
- a CDS encoding NAD(P)H-quinone dehydrogenase; this encodes MALSFERTQSVAIIGGGPGGYEAALAAAQLGAEVTLVERAGVGGSAVITDVVPSKSLIATADAAVAISGASDLGVQLFARGDTGRPLKPEIAINLGAVNKRLLSLARQQSDDMRASLVEAGVRLISGQGRLDGPGAVVVSTGPGGTDFDRIEADTLVVSVGASPRELPSAKPDGERILTWTQLYDMPALPEHLIVVGSGVTGAEFAGAYMNLGAKVTLVSSRDQVLPGEDKDAAAVLEKVFKRGGMTLLSKSRASTVERDGDGVKVTLSDGRVVEGSHCLMAVGSIPNTAGIGLEEAGVQMTESGHIQVNKVARTSVPNIYAAGDCTTFFPLASVASMQGRTAIFHALGDTVIPLEKRRITSNIFTAPEIASVGWQEHHLEAGHINGVVHKLPLAANARAKMMGVKDGFVKLIAREGSGTMIGGVIVGPRASELIYPVAIAVERRLTVDQLSRVFAVYPSLTGGITDVARAMHPVDRDEPED
- a CDS encoding purine-nucleoside phosphorylase produces the protein MSDTHDSPLDDPAADPFEIAADAAADIARITGVAHHDIALTLGSGWGKAAELLGEVTATIPATEITGFSKPALEGHVGTLRSIATPRGKHVLVIGARTHYYEGHGVRRVVHSVRTAAATGAKTMVLTNGAGGIKRSWRPGQPVLIADHINLTGDSPLEGATFVDLTDLYAMRLRDLARTIDPTLDEGVYCQFRGPQYETPAEVRMAGTIGGDIVGMSTALEAIAARQAGMEILGFSLITNMAAGIQTTPLSHQEVIDAGREAEPVISSLLARVIEAL